Proteins from a genomic interval of Trifolium pratense cultivar HEN17-A07 linkage group LG6, ARS_RC_1.1, whole genome shotgun sequence:
- the LOC123891339 gene encoding phosphatidate cytidylyltransferase 2-like: protein MQKDTTTTSSTAPTNTGRIKHRKRSNEVIPEDGKANGGKLLVNDKSKYKSMLIRAYSSIWMIGSFVLIIYMGHLYITAMIVVIQIFMARELFNLLRRAHEDKQLPGFRLLNWHFFFTAMLFVYGRILSQRLVNTVNSDKVLYRLVSNLIKYHTVVCYSLYITGFIWFILTLKKKMYKYQFGQYAWTHMILIVVFGQSSFTVPSIFEGIFWFLLPATLIVINDIAAYFFGFFFGRTPLIKLSPKKTWEGFIGASVTTIISAFMLANIMGRSQWLTCPRKDLSTGWLDCDPGLLFKPESYSLLGWTPHRFPWKEISILPVQWHALCLGLFASIIAPFGGFFASGFKRAFKIKDFGDSIPGHGGLTDRMDCQMVMAVFAYIYHQSFVVPQSLSVEMILDQILMNLSFDEQEALYRRLGEMLQQGIQRMT, encoded by the exons ATGCAAAAggatactactactactagttCTACTGCACCAACTAATACCGGACGAATTAAGCATCGAAAACGCTCTAATGAG GTTATTCCAGAAGATGGTAAAGCGAACGGAGGGAAGTTACTTGTTAATGATAAAAGCAAATACAAGTCCATGTTAATTCGTGCGTATTCTTCCATTTGGATGATTGGGAGCTTTGTGTTGATCATCTATATGGGTCACCTCTACATTACTGCGATGATTGTTGTCATCCAAATCTTCATGGCAAGAGAACTTTTCAACCTACTCCGTCGAGCTCATGAAGATAAGCAGCTTCCGGGATTTAGGCTATTAAATTG GCATTTTTTCTTCACTGCAATGCTATTTGTTTATGGACGTATTCTGAGTCAACGCTTGGTTAACACAGTAAATTCCGACAAGGTTTTATATCGGCTTGTGAGCAATCTTATAAAGTATCATACGGTTGTCTGCTACTCCCTGTACATTACAG GATTTATATGGTTCATTCTcacattgaagaagaagatgtacaAGTACCAATTTGGCCAGTATGCTTGGACACACATGATTCTGATTGTTGTATTTGGGCAGTCCTCTTTCACCGTGCCAAGCATTTTTGAAGGGATTTTCTG GTTTCTTCTTCCGGCAACGCTTATTGTCATTAATGACATTGCCGCTTATTTCTTTGGTTTCTTCTTTGGAAGAACCCCTTTGATTAAGTTATCTCCAAAAAAAACATGGGAGGGTTTTATTGGAGCATCTGTTACAACCATCATATCTGCATTCATG CTTGCTAACATCATGGGTCGTTCTCAGTGGCTGACATGTCCAAGGAAG GATTTGTCAACTGGTTGGCTTGACTGTGATCCGGGACTACTGTTTAAGCCGGAATCTTACTCATTGTTGGGATGGACTCCTCACCGG TTTCCTTGGAAAGAGATATCAATCCTACCAGTTCAATGGCATGCTCTATGTCTTGGCTTGTTTGCTTCAATTATCGCACCTTTCGGAGGCTTCTTTGCAAGTGGATTCAAAAGGGCTTTTAAAATAAAG GATTTTGGTGATAGTATTCCAGGACATGGTGGACTTACTGACAGAATGGACTGCCAG ATGGTTATGGCCGTGTTTGCGTATATTTATCATCAGTCATTTGTTGTGCCGCAAAGTTTATCGGTTGAAATGATTTTGGACCAG ATATTGATGAACCTATCATTCGATGAACAAGAAGCTCTGTATAGGAGGCTTGGGGAAATGTTGCAACAAGGAATTCAAAGGATGACTTAG
- the LOC123891338 gene encoding ribosomal RNA-processing protein 8-like — MTNKKRKRNNNNNNNKNDVSKKNQQEILSASSTPKRTKSNQPSNFLQKMRARLSGGHFRMINEKLYTCTGKEALNYFREDSSLFNLYHAGYKTQMSNWPEQPVNVIIKWLKKQNPSFVVADFGCGEALISKSVKNTVFSLDLVSNDPDVIACDMANTPLDSSSADVAVFCLSLMGTNYQTYLEEAYRVLKLGGWLLIAEVKSRFDPNNGGADPEKFSKAISELGFNSVKRDFSNKMFILFYFTKKEKHDSKRKKEIEWPSLKPCLYKRR, encoded by the exons ATGACCAACAAAAAGCGAAagagaaacaacaacaacaacaacaacaaaaatgatGTATCAAAAAAGAATCAACAAGAAATTTTATCAGCTTCTTCTACTCCTAAGCGAACAAAGTCAAATCAACCCTCCAATTTTCTCCAAAAG ATGCGAGCGAGGTTATCTGGTGGCCACTTTAGGATGATTAACGAAAAGCTCTACACTTGCAC tgGGAAGGAGGCACTTAATTATTTCCGTGAAGATTCATCTTTATTTAACTTG TATCATGCAGGGTACAAAACACAAATGTCTAATTGGCCAGAACAGCCAGTTAATGTAATTATTAAGTGGCTGAAAAAACAGAACCCTTCTTTTGTTGTTGCTGATTTTGGTTGTG GGGAAGCACTCATTTCCAAAAGCGTGAAGAATACTGTCTTCTCTCTAGACCTTGTCTCCAATGATCCAGATGTAATTGCTTGTGACATGGCAAAT ACTCCACTAGATTCCTCATCTGCTGATGTTGCTGTGTTCTGTCTTTCACTGATGGGAACCAACTATCAAACTTACCTTGAAGAAGCATACAGGGTGCTTAAGCTAGG TGGCTGGCTCTTGATAGCAGAAGTAAAGAGCAGGTTTGATCCAAATAATGGAGGCGCAGACCCAGAGAAGTTTTCAAAGGCTATTTCTGAGCTAGGATTTAACTCTGTGAAAAGG GACTTCtcaaataaaatgtttattttgttttacttCACGAAAAAG GAAAAGCACGATTCTAAAAGGAAGAAGGAAATTGAATGGCCATCACTTAAACCTTGTTTATACAAGCGTCGTTGA